A window from Leuconostoc mesenteroides subsp. mesenteroides encodes these proteins:
- a CDS encoding DUF2785 domain-containing protein, giving the protein MIELDELKKEFTTLRQNVRNGDVFQSLGELMKESLHKMPPQSLTTVSLPVDGEFALKRMQHYTQQADQMAESEAVIENVDFQVKDSDLTLIVEQLASPLPKYRDTGAFFFLSDMIQNDLLSEEQLRWLTDYLVSDEQLFAHILEPQNDAIYRRSFSVLVLSLLLFSNRTKTAFMSETQLNHVIDQVSLYAALERDGRGFINENGWAHAFTHIGNVVAEIFLMPDLVRSDKVFVLGAVLAGFHELSQPLTFGETERLVEVITHISKQHELYADYLLLTLKIWRKDLVTQTPPKTQQQWQQLYNRSQFFHEILLRGKNEVPEAVFDYVSVTKNYLA; this is encoded by the coding sequence ATGATAGAATTAGATGAATTAAAAAAAGAATTTACAACATTACGGCAAAATGTGCGTAATGGGGATGTGTTCCAATCATTAGGAGAACTAATGAAGGAGTCACTACATAAAATGCCTCCGCAATCTTTAACAACGGTTTCTTTACCTGTTGATGGAGAATTTGCATTAAAACGTATGCAGCATTATACGCAACAGGCTGATCAAATGGCTGAATCAGAAGCAGTGATAGAGAATGTTGACTTTCAAGTGAAAGACTCGGATTTAACGTTGATTGTTGAACAGTTAGCTAGTCCGTTGCCAAAGTATCGTGATACGGGAGCGTTCTTTTTCTTAAGTGATATGATTCAAAATGATTTGTTATCAGAGGAGCAATTGCGTTGGTTAACGGATTATCTTGTTTCGGATGAGCAATTATTCGCTCATATTTTAGAACCACAGAATGATGCTATTTATCGTCGTTCTTTTAGTGTGTTAGTTTTATCTTTATTATTATTTTCAAACCGTACAAAGACAGCTTTTATGTCCGAAACGCAATTAAATCATGTTATCGATCAAGTTTCATTATATGCCGCCTTGGAGCGTGATGGGCGTGGCTTTATTAATGAAAATGGTTGGGCACATGCTTTTACGCATATTGGAAACGTTGTTGCAGAAATCTTCTTAATGCCTGATTTAGTAAGATCTGATAAGGTATTTGTTTTAGGTGCGGTTCTCGCTGGCTTTCATGAATTATCACAGCCACTGACTTTTGGTGAAACAGAACGTTTGGTAGAAGTGATTACCCATATCTCCAAGCAACATGAGTTGTATGCAGACTATCTATTGTTAACTTTAAAAATATGGCGAAAAGATTTAGTGACCCAGACGCCACCAAAGACACAACAACAATGGCAGCAATTATATAACCGCTCACAGTTTTTCCATGAAATTTTGCTACGTGGGAAAAATGAAGTACCAGAGGCGGTATTTGATTATGTGAGTGTTACGAAAAACTATTTAGCATAA
- a CDS encoding 50S ribosomal protein L10, with amino-acid sequence MSEKAIAVKAQKVEEIADQFKSAASAVVVDPRGLTVAQSTELRHQLREEGVVLEVIKNKVLTRAAEKAGYAELNDVFAGPSAVAFSKDDAVAPARILKKFADENEALEIKGGVVDGTIANIDDINKYASLPSREGLLGQLMAEFQFSIRSFAYAVKAVQDKLEEESAAPAAEASTDAE; translated from the coding sequence ATGAGTGAAAAAGCTATTGCAGTTAAAGCACAAAAAGTTGAAGAAATTGCTGACCAATTTAAGTCAGCTGCCTCTGCCGTCGTTGTTGATCCTCGTGGATTGACAGTTGCTCAATCTACTGAATTGCGTCATCAATTGCGTGAAGAAGGTGTTGTTCTTGAAGTTATCAAGAATAAAGTTTTGACACGTGCTGCTGAAAAAGCTGGTTACGCTGAATTGAACGACGTTTTCGCCGGACCTTCAGCGGTTGCCTTTTCAAAAGATGATGCAGTTGCACCAGCACGTATCTTGAAAAAGTTTGCTGATGAAAACGAAGCCTTGGAAATCAAGGGTGGTGTGGTTGATGGTACTATCGCTAATATCGATGACATTAACAAGTATGCATCATTGCCTTCACGTGAAGGTTTGCTTGGTCAATTGATGGCAGAATTCCAATTCTCAATTCGTTCATTTGCATATGCTGTTAAGGCAGTGCAAGACAAGTTGGAAGAGGAATCTGCAGCTCCTGCTGCAGAAGCATCAACAGATGCTGAATAA
- the rplA gene encoding 50S ribosomal protein L1 has translation MAQKHGKNYVAAVAKVEAEKAYALNDAVSLVKEIDFAKFDASVEVVFKLNVDTRQADQQLRGAVVLPNGTGKDKTVVVFAQGDKAKEAEAAGADVVGAADLVQRIQGGWLDFDVAVATPDMMAQVGRVGRALGPKGLMPNPKTGTVTMDVTKAVSDAKGGQVTYRTDRDGNVAVPVGRVSFEEGKLAENIKSIAETVLKARPAAVKGTYVQHVSISSTFGPAVTLDINTL, from the coding sequence ATGGCTCAAAAGCATGGTAAAAATTATGTAGCAGCAGTTGCAAAGGTAGAAGCTGAAAAAGCTTACGCTTTGAACGATGCTGTTTCATTGGTAAAAGAAATTGACTTTGCTAAGTTCGATGCTTCTGTTGAAGTAGTTTTCAAGTTGAACGTTGACACACGTCAAGCAGACCAACAATTGCGTGGTGCTGTTGTGTTGCCAAACGGAACAGGTAAAGATAAGACAGTTGTTGTCTTCGCACAAGGTGACAAGGCTAAAGAAGCCGAAGCTGCTGGTGCCGATGTTGTCGGTGCTGCTGATTTGGTGCAACGTATCCAAGGTGGCTGGTTAGACTTTGATGTAGCTGTTGCTACACCTGATATGATGGCCCAAGTTGGTCGTGTAGGTCGTGCATTGGGTCCTAAGGGATTGATGCCAAACCCTAAGACTGGCACAGTTACAATGGACGTTACTAAGGCTGTTTCAGACGCCAAAGGCGGACAAGTAACATACCGTACCGATCGTGATGGAAACGTTGCAGTTCCTGTAGGTCGTGTATCATTTGAAGAAGGTAAGTTGGCTGAAAACATTAAGTCAATCGCTGAAACAGTTCTTAAGGCTCGTCCTGCTGCTGTTAAGGGAACTTACGTACAACATGTGTCAATTTCATCAACATTTGGTCCGGCCGTAACGTTGGATATTAATACATTGTAA
- the nusG gene encoding transcription termination/antitermination protein NusG translates to MSEEIEKSWFVVHTYSGYEHKVKANLESRTQTMGMSEQIFRILVPEQEVTTIQDGEAKQTVENDFPGYVLVEMATPYEDNMTDEAWYVVRNTPGVTGFLGSHGAGSKPNSLLPEEVDLLMKRMGMVTREQVDLDVAVGQTVKIISGPFSGMEGVVTSIDQEKQTLEATVAVFGRETPTELDFSDVDTTLDSL, encoded by the coding sequence ATGTCTGAAGAAATTGAAAAATCATGGTTCGTTGTGCATACATATTCAGGATATGAGCACAAGGTTAAGGCTAACTTAGAATCACGTACACAAACAATGGGAATGTCAGAGCAAATATTCCGTATTTTGGTTCCTGAGCAAGAAGTTACAACCATTCAAGATGGTGAAGCTAAGCAAACTGTTGAAAATGACTTTCCAGGTTATGTATTAGTAGAAATGGCAACGCCATATGAAGATAATATGACAGACGAGGCTTGGTATGTTGTTCGTAACACACCAGGTGTTACTGGTTTCTTAGGCTCTCACGGCGCTGGATCAAAGCCAAATTCTTTGCTTCCTGAAGAAGTTGATTTGCTAATGAAACGTATGGGTATGGTTACACGTGAGCAAGTTGATTTGGATGTTGCAGTAGGACAAACAGTCAAAATTATCTCTGGACCATTTTCTGGTATGGAAGGTGTAGTAACCTCTATTGATCAAGAAAAGCAGACTTTGGAAGCTACTGTGGCAGTGTTTGGACGTGAAACACCAACAGAACTAGACTTTTCAGATGTTGATACAACGTTAGATTCGTTATAA
- the secE gene encoding preprotein translocase subunit SecE: MINYFKNVAQEMKNVTWLTGEQTSKETITVITVSIIFALFLGGVDWLLQQGFNFLLAK, encoded by the coding sequence ATGATTAACTATTTTAAAAACGTTGCACAGGAAATGAAAAATGTCACTTGGTTAACAGGTGAACAGACATCTAAAGAAACAATTACGGTTATTACTGTATCAATTATTTTTGCATTATTCTTAGGTGGTGTGGATTGGCTATTGCAACAAGGATTTAATTTCTTACTGGCGAAATAG
- the rpmG gene encoding 50S ribosomal protein L33, with amino-acid sequence MASHKVSLACTVCGSRNYTVTLSKDRTERLSVSKFCQHCGKHTLHQQTK; translated from the coding sequence ATGGCTAGTCACAAAGTATCATTAGCGTGCACAGTTTGTGGATCACGCAATTACACAGTAACATTATCAAAAGATCGAACAGAACGTTTGTCGGTAAGTAAGTTTTGTCAACACTGTGGCAAGCACACGTTACATCAACAAACAAAATAA
- a CDS encoding methyltransferase has product MTAKNISGEQYFTANPNAEHHYQNFDFNLLGHELHFTTDSGVFSKSTVDFGTRTMLDALEKTSIPTGKVLDLGTGYGPVGITVAKAYQHHVDMVDVNERALDLARKNAQQNGVAQRVNIFKSDVYTNINDKYALILVNPPIRAGKQVVTAMLQEASNYLQEGGKLIAVLQKKQGAPSAQKNMLLAFGNAKVIHKSKGYYILESTYGTNTNI; this is encoded by the coding sequence ATGACAGCAAAAAATATTTCTGGAGAACAGTATTTTACAGCTAATCCTAACGCGGAGCATCATTATCAAAATTTTGATTTTAATTTGCTGGGACATGAATTACATTTTACAACGGATAGCGGTGTATTTTCAAAATCTACCGTTGATTTCGGGACAAGAACAATGTTAGATGCTTTAGAAAAAACAAGTATACCTACTGGGAAAGTATTGGATTTAGGGACAGGATATGGTCCGGTAGGTATTACTGTGGCAAAAGCATATCAGCACCATGTGGATATGGTTGATGTTAATGAAAGAGCATTAGATTTAGCACGCAAAAATGCCCAACAAAATGGTGTTGCCCAACGAGTGAATATTTTCAAGTCAGATGTTTACACAAATATCAATGATAAATATGCACTGATTTTAGTTAATCCACCGATTCGCGCTGGAAAGCAAGTTGTAACTGCGATGCTTCAAGAAGCCAGTAATTATTTGCAAGAGGGTGGAAAGCTGATTGCTGTCTTGCAAAAGAAGCAAGGCGCACCTTCGGCTCAAAAAAATATGTTACTTGCTTTTGGTAATGCTAAGGTAATTCATAAAAGTAAAGGATACTACATTTTGGAGAGTACTTATGGCACAAACACCAACATTTAG
- a CDS encoding TetR family transcriptional regulator, translated as MVQVSSQNEHRRQQIIEAATTIFLSKGFEQTTTREIAKKVGISQPALYHHFGDKESLFVEVISRVGESTYKDMQSILLQTYTEPIDQLVDLTQVIVLRHPRDAFRLIHDSFDSLSATNRSKLGMVFGRDYAGPIAQFFESIQLRDNVDAQVASSFYITSLSPLFSEFHSLGEQIIMRERIQQLLDLILYGVEKK; from the coding sequence ATGGTACAAGTCAGTTCACAAAATGAACATCGTCGCCAACAGATTATTGAAGCGGCGACAACAATCTTTTTATCAAAGGGTTTTGAGCAAACGACAACGAGAGAAATAGCAAAGAAGGTAGGTATTAGCCAACCCGCTTTGTATCATCATTTTGGTGATAAGGAGTCATTATTTGTTGAAGTAATTTCACGTGTTGGCGAGTCGACTTATAAGGATATGCAAAGTATTTTATTGCAAACATATACAGAACCAATTGATCAATTGGTTGATTTGACACAGGTCATTGTACTTCGTCATCCACGTGATGCATTCAGGTTAATACATGATAGTTTTGACTCATTATCGGCAACAAATCGAAGTAAACTGGGGATGGTTTTTGGACGCGATTATGCCGGCCCTATTGCACAATTTTTTGAAAGTATACAGTTACGTGATAATGTTGATGCACAAGTGGCTAGTTCATTTTACATTACTAGCTTATCACCGCTGTTTAGTGAATTCCATTCGCTGGGCGAACAAATAATAATGCGTGAAAGAATTCAACAATTGTTGGACCTTATTTTATATGGGGTAGAAAAAAAATAG
- a CDS encoding D-alanine--D-alanine ligase, whose protein sequence is MTKKRVALIFGGNSSEHDVSKRSAQNFYNAIEATGKYEIIVFAIAQNGFFLDTKSSKKILALEDEQPIVDAFMKTVDTSDPLARIHALKSAGDFDIFFPVVHGNLGEDGTLQGLFKLLDKPYVGAPLRGHAVSFDKALTKELLTVNGIRNTKYIVVNAESANNWSWDKVVAELGNIVFVKAANQGSSVGISRVTNAEEYAEALSDSFQYDYKVLIEEAVNGARELEVGVIGNDQPLVSEIGAHTVPNQGSGDGWYDYNNKFVDNSAVHFEIPAQLSPEVTKEVKQMALDAYKVLNLRGEARMDFLLDENNVPYLGEPNTLPGFTNMSLFKRLWDYSDINNAKLVDMLIGYGFEDFAQNQQLSYSFVSLGEEKIGKFN, encoded by the coding sequence ATGACTAAAAAAAGAGTAGCGCTTATTTTTGGAGGTAATTCCTCTGAACACGACGTATCAAAACGTTCAGCGCAAAATTTCTATAATGCAATCGAAGCAACGGGTAAATATGAAATTATTGTTTTTGCAATTGCCCAAAATGGTTTCTTTTTAGATACGAAAAGCTCTAAAAAAATACTCGCGTTAGAAGATGAACAGCCTATAGTGGATGCCTTCATGAAAACTGTCGATACTAGTGATCCATTGGCACGCATTCATGCTTTAAAGAGTGCGGGTGATTTTGATATTTTCTTCCCTGTAGTTCATGGTAACTTAGGAGAAGATGGTACACTGCAAGGGTTGTTTAAACTATTAGATAAACCATATGTGGGGGCACCGTTACGTGGACATGCAGTCAGTTTTGATAAAGCTTTGACGAAGGAACTATTGACGGTAAATGGTATTCGCAATACTAAATATATTGTGGTGAACGCTGAGTCAGCAAACAATTGGTCATGGGATAAGGTTGTTGCTGAATTAGGCAATATCGTGTTTGTTAAGGCTGCTAATCAAGGATCTTCAGTGGGGATTTCACGAGTAACTAATGCCGAAGAATATGCTGAAGCATTATCAGATTCTTTCCAATATGATTATAAAGTTTTGATCGAAGAAGCGGTTAATGGTGCCCGAGAGTTGGAGGTTGGTGTTATTGGTAACGATCAGCCACTTGTCTCTGAGATTGGTGCACATACAGTACCAAATCAAGGTAGTGGTGACGGCTGGTATGATTATAATAATAAATTCGTTGATAATTCTGCCGTTCACTTTGAAATTCCAGCTCAGTTATCTCCTGAAGTGACAAAAGAAGTTAAACAAATGGCTTTAGATGCTTATAAAGTGTTGAACTTGCGTGGCGAAGCGCGAATGGATTTTTTGTTAGATGAAAATAATGTGCCTTACTTAGGTGAGCCTAACACATTACCAGGGTTTACAAATATGTCCTTATTTAAGCGCCTGTGGGATTATTCTGATATTAATAATGCTAAACTAGTTGATATGTTGATTGGCTATGGGTTTGAAGATTTTGCACAAAATCAACAGCTGAGCTACTCATTTGTGTCACTTGGAGAAGAAAAGATAGGAAAGTTTAACTAA
- a CDS encoding MreB/Mrl family cell shape determining protein: protein MAKDIGIDLGTANVLIYVEGKGIVLNEPSVVAVDDKTDRVLAVGSEAYRMVGRTPGNIRAVRPLKDGVISDFDVTEAMLTYFVDKLNVKGFMSKPNIMICAPTNITEIERKAIIQAAEKAGGAKVYLEYEPKVAAVGAGLDIFKPIGSMVIDMGGGTSDIAVLSLGDIVVSESIRIAGDKMNFDIVNFLKRRHNLIVGERTAETIKIQIGSALQADEPLTMEVRGRDNFEGMPKTVTINSNEVEDSLHDTLQQIVRAAHSVLAKLPPELASDIIDRGIMLTGGGALLHGMDQLLSDALEVPVVVSDSPLDNVAKGAGALLEHMKSGRRGL, encoded by the coding sequence ATGGCAAAAGATATTGGAATTGATTTAGGAACAGCCAATGTTCTCATTTACGTAGAAGGAAAAGGTATTGTACTAAACGAACCGTCAGTTGTTGCGGTTGATGATAAAACAGATCGAGTTTTGGCTGTGGGATCAGAAGCTTATCGTATGGTAGGACGCACACCAGGAAATATTCGTGCAGTGCGACCACTTAAAGACGGTGTTATTTCAGACTTTGATGTCACAGAAGCAATGCTAACCTATTTTGTGGACAAACTTAATGTTAAAGGCTTCATGTCGAAACCTAACATTATGATTTGCGCACCTACAAATATCACAGAGATTGAGCGCAAAGCAATTATACAGGCTGCTGAAAAAGCAGGTGGTGCAAAGGTTTACCTTGAGTATGAACCGAAAGTTGCTGCAGTTGGTGCAGGACTGGATATTTTCAAGCCAATTGGTTCGATGGTGATTGATATGGGCGGTGGTACTTCTGATATTGCCGTATTATCATTAGGAGACATTGTTGTTTCTGAGTCTATTCGAATTGCTGGTGATAAAATGAATTTTGACATTGTTAACTTCTTAAAGCGCCGTCACAATTTAATTGTTGGTGAGCGCACTGCGGAAACAATTAAAATTCAAATTGGTTCTGCTCTTCAGGCTGATGAACCTTTAACAATGGAAGTTCGCGGTCGTGACAACTTTGAAGGTATGCCTAAGACTGTAACAATCAACTCAAATGAGGTTGAAGACTCATTACATGATACGTTACAACAAATTGTTCGTGCTGCACATTCTGTTTTGGCTAAATTACCACCTGAATTAGCATCTGACATTATTGATCGTGGTATTATGTTGACTGGTGGCGGTGCACTGCTGCATGGTATGGATCAATTGCTTTCAGATGCACTGGAAGTACCGGTAGTAGTATCAGATTCACCGCTAGATAATGTTGCTAAAGGAGCAGGAGCCCTACTTGAACATATGAAATCAGGGCGCCGAGGATTATAA
- a CDS encoding tRNA-specific adenosine deaminase codes for MAQTPTFSNEQIDYFMQEALNEAKIAQNEGEVPIGAVIVYENQIIARAHNHREANQLATAHAELLAIEYANKNLKSWRLENTALFVTLEPCIMCAGAIINARIPSVYYGANDPKGGATRSLYSLLEDSRLNHMVKVYEGIRGEESGQLLQAFFSDIRAKRKIRKEIAK; via the coding sequence ATGGCACAAACACCAACATTTAGTAACGAACAAATTGATTATTTCATGCAAGAGGCCTTGAACGAAGCCAAAATTGCTCAAAATGAAGGTGAAGTGCCAATTGGCGCTGTTATCGTTTATGAAAATCAAATTATTGCACGTGCGCATAACCATCGTGAGGCAAATCAGTTGGCCACTGCTCATGCAGAATTGTTAGCGATTGAGTATGCCAATAAAAATCTTAAATCTTGGCGGTTAGAAAATACAGCATTATTTGTAACGTTAGAACCTTGCATTATGTGTGCTGGCGCAATTATTAACGCACGTATTCCGAGTGTTTATTACGGTGCAAATGACCCTAAAGGTGGTGCTACGCGCTCCTTATATTCTCTGCTAGAGGATAGTCGGTTGAATCATATGGTTAAAGTGTATGAAGGCATACGCGGTGAAGAATCAGGCCAATTATTGCAGGCTTTTTTTAGCGATATCCGTGCGAAACGCAAAATTCGTAAAGAAATTGCAAAGTAA
- the rplK gene encoding 50S ribosomal protein L11: MAKKVVNVVKLQIAAAKATPAPPVGPALGQAGINIAQFTKEFNARTADQAGSIIPVEISVFDDRSFEFVTKTPPAADQLRKIVGKGSGEPNTKKAGNVTLDQIRAIAENKMADLNANDITNAMRMIEGTARSMGVTVDGVDLTVEGTAIKEDAE, from the coding sequence GTGGCTAAAAAAGTTGTAAATGTAGTTAAGCTACAAATTGCCGCCGCTAAAGCAACGCCGGCACCACCGGTTGGACCTGCATTGGGACAAGCTGGTATTAACATTGCGCAATTTACTAAGGAATTTAATGCGCGTACTGCAGATCAAGCTGGATCAATTATTCCAGTGGAAATTTCTGTTTTTGATGACCGTTCATTCGAATTTGTCACAAAAACACCACCTGCAGCTGATCAATTACGTAAAATTGTTGGTAAGGGTTCAGGGGAACCTAACACAAAGAAGGCTGGAAACGTTACTCTTGACCAAATCCGTGCTATTGCGGAAAACAAGATGGCTGACTTGAATGCTAACGATATTACAAACGCTATGCGTATGATCGAAGGTACAGCACGATCAATGGGTGTTACTGTTGACGGTGTTGACTTGACTGTTGAAGGTACAGCAATCAAGGAGGACGCAGAATAA
- a CDS encoding DUF2969 family protein, whose product MRKKNQNFDVELIVQNQQTQVLVDKKQIGYIEKADRGFVGFFGQQAIINQAKDEDEALQAILASFNLNH is encoded by the coding sequence ATGAGAAAAAAAAATCAAAACTTTGACGTTGAATTAATTGTACAAAATCAACAAACACAAGTCTTAGTTGATAAGAAACAAATTGGATATATTGAAAAAGCTGATCGAGGGTTTGTTGGATTTTTTGGGCAACAAGCGATTATTAATCAAGCGAAAGACGAAGACGAGGCCTTGCAAGCAATATTAGCAAGCTTTAATCTAAATCACTAA
- the rplL gene encoding 50S ribosomal protein L7/L12, which translates to MAFDKDAIIASLKDATILDLADLVSAIEEEFNVSAAAPVAAAGAADGAAAAKSEFDVELTSAGTAKVKVIKAVREATGLGLKEAKDLVDNAPSVVKEGLSEDDANALKESLEATGASVTLK; encoded by the coding sequence ATGGCTTTTGATAAAGACGCGATCATCGCATCATTAAAGGATGCAACGATCTTGGACTTGGCTGACTTGGTTTCAGCTATCGAAGAAGAATTTAACGTTTCAGCAGCAGCTCCAGTAGCAGCTGCAGGTGCTGCTGACGGTGCTGCCGCAGCAAAGTCAGAATTTGACGTAGAATTGACTTCAGCAGGTACTGCTAAGGTTAAGGTTATCAAGGCAGTTCGTGAAGCAACTGGCTTGGGCTTGAAGGAAGCTAAAGACTTAGTTGATAACGCACCTTCAGTTGTTAAAGAAGGTTTGAGCGAAGACGATGCTAACGCATTGAAGGAGTCTTTGGAAGCAACTGGTGCTTCAGTTACTTTGAAGTAA
- a CDS encoding rod shape-determining protein RodA: MQQTRQTSRRTSGSELDWGIILALLLFMIIGLSSLYEAAIHMQGATIQSAVKVVINQGVFWFIGVLLIVFLVRFDGSQLWKLAPITYGLGIFLLIAVLIFYNRAMFDSTGARSWFVIGPLSFQPSEVVKPAFILMLSRVVAQHNRNYPNHTLSTDWLLLGKMAICFMPVAALIALQNDLGTLLVFVAIFGGVALVSGVTWRILAPVIISGAVIGTTLLTLVISSTGRMILSKLGFQAYQFSRIDTWLNPANDTSGDGYQTYQSLKAIGSGQLTGNGWGSLKVYVPVRESDMIFSVIGESFGFIGGVLLIALYFGLIYLLIRATFRAQSAFYAYIATGVVMMVLFHVFENIGMSIGLLPLTGIPLPFVSQGGSSLLGNMIGVGLILSIGYQRQNSTFTETTGFFI, from the coding sequence ATGCAACAGACACGACAAACTTCAAGACGAACATCTGGATCAGAGCTTGATTGGGGAATTATTTTAGCTTTGTTGCTATTTATGATTATCGGCTTGAGTTCATTATATGAAGCAGCGATACATATGCAGGGAGCAACAATCCAAAGTGCTGTAAAAGTAGTGATTAACCAGGGCGTATTCTGGTTTATAGGCGTATTATTAATTGTCTTTTTAGTCAGATTTGATGGATCACAATTATGGAAATTAGCACCTATTACTTATGGATTAGGTATTTTCTTGTTAATTGCAGTGCTCATATTTTACAATCGAGCAATGTTTGATTCTACGGGTGCTAGATCATGGTTTGTAATTGGTCCCTTATCATTTCAGCCTTCTGAAGTTGTTAAACCGGCGTTCATTTTGATGCTGAGTCGTGTGGTTGCGCAGCATAATAGAAATTATCCGAATCATACACTATCAACAGACTGGTTATTGTTGGGGAAAATGGCGATTTGTTTTATGCCTGTTGCTGCATTAATCGCTTTACAAAATGATTTGGGAACTCTATTGGTTTTCGTTGCTATTTTTGGTGGTGTGGCACTAGTTTCTGGTGTGACTTGGCGAATTCTTGCTCCAGTAATTATCTCTGGTGCGGTAATTGGCACAACTTTGTTAACTTTGGTTATTTCTTCAACTGGGCGAATGATATTAAGTAAATTAGGTTTTCAAGCCTATCAGTTTTCTCGTATTGATACATGGTTAAACCCTGCAAATGATACATCAGGGGATGGATACCAAACTTACCAAAGTTTAAAAGCTATAGGTTCTGGTCAATTGACAGGTAATGGTTGGGGAAGTCTTAAAGTGTACGTGCCTGTGCGCGAATCAGACATGATTTTTTCTGTTATTGGTGAGAGTTTTGGTTTTATAGGTGGCGTTCTTCTAATAGCGTTATATTTCGGTTTAATTTATTTATTAATTCGTGCCACCTTTAGAGCACAAAGTGCCTTTTATGCTTACATTGCCACTGGTGTTGTCATGATGGTATTGTTCCACGTCTTTGAAAACATAGGGATGAGTATTGGATTATTGCCATTAACAGGTATTCCACTACCGTTTGTTTCACAAGGAGGTTCTTCATTATTAGGGAACATGATAGGTGTGGGATTAATTCTGTCCATAGGGTACCAGCGTCAAAATAGCACGTTTACAGAAACGACAGGTTTTTTTATTTGA
- a CDS encoding DUF1146 domain-containing protein, giving the protein MSTIFILSLNLVCIYFFFWLIKPINFSRLMPYTPRQAAFLKVVLSIIGGYLLASFFVSATNWVIQIPSTILGN; this is encoded by the coding sequence ATGAGCACGATCTTTATATTAAGTCTTAATCTAGTATGTATTTATTTTTTCTTTTGGTTAATTAAACCAATAAACTTTTCCAGACTAATGCCATATACACCGCGTCAAGCTGCTTTTTTGAAAGTAGTACTCTCCATCATAGGAGGATATCTTTTGGCTAGTTTTTTTGTTTCCGCAACAAATTGGGTTATTCAAATACCAAGTACAATATTGGGAAATTAA
- a CDS encoding VanZ family protein, with product MHIVYLNNQQYIAQNVHATTIVSLICVYILSHHILKSLRNKSFSWLGVLGRVIFSLYATLVVTVTLTFYKWPSFATYLAMIKEYGGFGQHAFAHLSFFNSDNVAFSWYQLTGNFMLLLPLGFMAPFLFPKWRGLVHIVPRIFLTTLTIEIIQGTSTFFYLSNRIFDMNDLAVNTIGGIVGYIVYRMTIFVMKKNDNFVSNYVEKGDLNEHDLYIKS from the coding sequence ATGCATATTGTCTACTTAAATAATCAACAATATATTGCTCAAAATGTTCATGCAACAACAATAGTTTCATTAATATGTGTGTATATTTTGTCACACCACATATTAAAGTCACTGCGCAATAAAAGTTTTTCATGGCTGGGGGTACTGGGGCGAGTTATTTTTTCACTGTATGCCACGTTGGTTGTGACTGTTACACTCACCTTTTATAAGTGGCCATCATTTGCAACATATTTGGCAATGATAAAAGAGTATGGTGGTTTTGGACAGCACGCATTCGCCCATTTATCTTTTTTCAATTCAGATAATGTTGCCTTCAGCTGGTACCAGTTGACTGGTAATTTTATGTTACTGCTGCCGTTAGGATTTATGGCTCCGTTCCTGTTTCCGAAATGGCGTGGTTTAGTTCATATTGTGCCCAGAATATTTTTAACAACGCTGACTATTGAAATCATTCAGGGAACCAGCACTTTTTTTTATCTTTCAAATCGCATCTTTGATATGAATGATCTTGCTGTAAACACAATCGGGGGCATCGTGGGGTATATTGTTTATCGGATGACCATTTTCGTTATGAAAAAGAACGACAATTTTGTTTCAAACTATGTTGAGAAAGGTGATTTAAATGAGCACGATCTTTATATTAAGTCTTAA